One Candidatus Nitrotoga arctica genomic window, TGGTTCTTGATCTCAATATGCCAGGTATTGGTGGCTTGGAAACAATTCGTCGTATCAGGGCACATGATCCGGTTGCACACATCCTGGTATTCAGTATGCACAGTAATGAAACTATGGTTCAGCGCGCCTTGGAGATAGGCGCAACGGGTTATCTAACCAAACAAAGCGGTCTCAAACAAATGGTGCACGCTGTACGCCAAGTAAAGTTGGGAAAAACATATGTTGACCCGGAGCATATTTCGGACCTGGTTGTAGACAGGCAGTTGTTTCACGCGGCCCTAGATCCAATAAACGGGCTTTCCAAACGTGAATTCCAGTTATTCAAATTGATGGCAGAAGGCAATTCGATACTAGAAATTGCCGAGAATCTTTCCATTAGCCCAAAAACTGTCGGTGTCCACCACGCTAGCATAATGAGAAAACTTAAATTGCAGAACACT contains:
- a CDS encoding response regulator transcription factor is translated as MNLSTSVQPITVLLIDDHPVVRDGFRRLLESTTDIRVVAEADDGERGYILYREFKPDVVVLDLNMPGIGGLETIRRIRAHDPVAHILVFSMHSNETMVQRALEIGATGYLTKQSGLKQMVHAVRQVKLGKTYVDPEHISDLVVDRQLFHAALDPINGLSKREFQLFKLMAEGNSILEIAENLSISPKTVGVHHASIMRKLKLQNTAQLVRLAILCDIIQL